The following proteins come from a genomic window of Bradyrhizobium paxllaeri:
- a CDS encoding glycosyltransferase family 4 protein has product MNILLLTSEFAPAMGGIGTYAREIAAAASRLGAKVTVVAPDYARQTADDDRALPFEVVRFSGGLHSMRDLPRKIMLARRGVRGDRYDVVHAADWPFFIPLALSRWRTPARVLMTVHGTEINETQTPLKRMAIRGTGVFGPRTEVVANSRFTETLFRERFAVDPRRISAINLGVSEFWFGGRRTRREIRLAHRLPEDRLVMITVARITRRKGHHLTLAALSRLPDELRHRITWLVVGPDGEADYVGDLRRAAGQAECDIRFLGPQSNEEIRDLYAASDFFCLTGMPDATGRVEGFGLVYLEAGATGLPSVATDVGGVADAVLADETGILVPPSVESISPAIAELAADRGLRAILAAGASAHARALSWERCAATTYGLAYAGKRASENHAMGKTA; this is encoded by the coding sequence TTGAATATCCTTCTGTTGACCAGCGAGTTCGCTCCCGCGATGGGAGGAATTGGAACATACGCCCGCGAAATTGCCGCGGCCGCCAGCCGGCTCGGCGCCAAAGTCACCGTGGTGGCGCCGGACTACGCGCGGCAGACTGCCGACGATGACCGCGCCCTGCCCTTCGAGGTCGTTCGCTTCAGCGGCGGTCTTCATTCCATGCGCGACCTGCCGCGCAAGATCATGCTGGCGCGCCGCGGTGTCCGCGGCGACCGATACGACGTGGTCCATGCCGCCGACTGGCCGTTCTTCATCCCGCTTGCGCTTTCCAGATGGCGAACGCCGGCGCGGGTACTCATGACGGTGCACGGCACCGAGATCAACGAAACGCAGACGCCGTTGAAGCGCATGGCGATACGCGGCACTGGAGTGTTCGGACCGCGGACGGAGGTCGTTGCCAACAGCCGCTTTACCGAGACGCTGTTCCGCGAGCGGTTTGCCGTCGATCCGCGCCGCATCAGCGCGATCAATCTGGGCGTATCGGAATTCTGGTTCGGCGGGCGACGAACGCGCCGGGAGATTCGCCTGGCCCATCGCCTGCCGGAAGACCGCCTGGTGATGATCACGGTCGCGCGCATCACACGCCGCAAAGGGCACCATCTGACACTTGCTGCATTGTCGCGGCTTCCGGACGAACTGCGCCATCGCATCACGTGGCTCGTGGTCGGGCCGGACGGTGAAGCCGATTATGTCGGCGATCTGCGACGCGCCGCCGGCCAGGCGGAATGCGACATTCGTTTCCTTGGGCCCCAATCGAACGAGGAAATCCGCGATCTCTACGCGGCCTCGGATTTCTTCTGCCTGACGGGGATGCCCGATGCGACCGGCCGGGTGGAGGGATTTGGATTGGTCTATCTGGAAGCCGGCGCCACCGGCCTGCCGAGCGTCGCGACCGACGTCGGCGGAGTAGCCGACGCCGTCCTGGCCGACGAGACAGGCATTCTCGTGCCGCCGTCGGTAGAAAGCATATCGCCGGCGATCGCAGAGCTGGCCGCGGACCGAGGTCTGCGCGCCATTCTCGCGGCTGGCGCATCCGCCCATGCCCGCGCCCTTTCATGGGAGCGATGCGCGGCGACAACGTATGGCCTGGCCTATGCCGGCAAGCGGGCATCCGAGAACCACGCGATGGGAAAAACGGCATGA
- a CDS encoding glycosyltransferase, with translation MTSTLTLALRARNANRIKPRYQICLIHPFDPRGQKVGGLETYIRDFITFHPVDTDILFIGVDSTGELELGQLHRLTFRGRGFDFLPILHYSDQQAREAARSIRTSLTGQFFMALLRHFRPIAKLIRARRCSIDLRRVEFSWLPAILRLPFVQMLHGEGAPKLQMDSLLRKYSFVHNTGERFAVAMSEKFLCVNPFITERLQQTYPRRKDKIDTLWTWVNTDIFKPQVWPLNSSPFQIVFAGRLDEFKDPPLMFRTIDRLRQRLNGDVRFHYIGTSDPHRFEEFAAIEDITVRHGFKDAVGMAETLASAHAGLLTSEFEGMPRCVLETLAVGRPVVAMHLPQLESVIRPGFSGYLVPRSGSRDEMVDALVQRFVDIRDAIETGAMNPVQVADTIMAFTPGTQLARVFRYHHEIQDARGLAAAAPTY, from the coding sequence ATGACTTCAACATTGACCCTCGCGCTACGCGCGCGAAATGCCAACCGGATCAAGCCACGTTACCAGATCTGCTTGATTCATCCATTCGATCCGCGCGGCCAGAAGGTCGGCGGCCTTGAAACATACATCCGCGACTTCATCACGTTTCATCCCGTTGACACCGATATCCTCTTCATCGGCGTCGACTCGACGGGCGAGCTGGAGCTCGGACAGCTTCACCGGCTGACGTTCCGCGGCCGCGGTTTCGACTTCCTGCCGATCCTGCATTATTCGGACCAGCAGGCCCGCGAAGCGGCGCGCAGCATCCGCACCTCGCTGACCGGACAATTCTTCATGGCGCTGCTGCGTCATTTCCGGCCGATTGCGAAACTGATCCGTGCGCGACGATGCTCGATCGATCTACGACGGGTGGAGTTCTCATGGCTGCCGGCGATCCTGCGGCTCCCGTTCGTGCAGATGCTTCACGGCGAGGGCGCGCCGAAGCTGCAGATGGATTCGCTGCTGCGGAAATATTCCTTCGTCCACAACACCGGCGAGCGGTTCGCCGTCGCCATGAGCGAGAAATTTCTTTGCGTCAATCCATTCATCACCGAGCGGCTGCAGCAGACCTATCCGCGCCGCAAGGACAAGATCGACACGCTCTGGACCTGGGTCAACACGGACATCTTCAAGCCGCAGGTCTGGCCGCTGAACTCTTCGCCATTCCAGATCGTGTTCGCGGGCAGGCTCGACGAGTTCAAGGATCCGCCGTTGATGTTCCGCACGATCGACCGCCTGCGGCAGCGATTGAACGGCGATGTCAGGTTTCACTATATCGGCACCAGCGACCCGCACCGGTTCGAGGAGTTCGCCGCCATCGAGGACATCACCGTGCGCCACGGCTTCAAGGATGCCGTCGGCATGGCGGAGACACTGGCGAGCGCGCATGCCGGACTCCTGACGTCCGAGTTCGAGGGCATGCCGCGCTGCGTGCTCGAGACCCTGGCGGTTGGCCGCCCTGTCGTCGCCATGCACCTGCCGCAGCTCGAATCCGTGATCCGACCCGGCTTCAGCGGCTATCTTGTGCCGCGGAGCGGCAGCCGCGACGAGATGGTCGATGCGCTGGTCCAGCGGTTCGTCGATATCAGGGATGCCATCGAGACGGGTGCGATGAACCCGGTGCAGGTCGCCGACACCATCATGGCGTTTACGCCAGGCACCCAGCTCGCGCGGGTCTTCCGCTATCACCATGAAATTCAGGATGCGCGCGGACTTGCCGCCGCGGCGCCGACCTATTGA
- a CDS encoding WecB/TagA/CpsF family glycosyltransferase: MSEPPAQLQPRLTVDGITINVPTLPEAVSSIVSAAQHGDNFSVCTLNLDHVVQLQQHANFRAAYRRARFVTADGFPIVVLSRLMGTRIERTTGADLVEPVCAEARKKGLPVFLFGANDLTLKMTARRLAERFQGLQIAGWLAPGPGFDPYSSEADAAIESIRSSGAKLCFVALGAPRQELFAARCLDELNGTGVLCIGAALDFIAGAQDRAPSIARKTGLEWAWRMLREPRRLGPRYVKCMTEVPRLVARTIPQIVQARMRKAA; the protein is encoded by the coding sequence ATGTCGGAACCACCAGCGCAGTTGCAGCCGCGCCTCACAGTCGATGGCATCACGATCAATGTTCCCACGCTTCCGGAAGCTGTGTCCTCGATCGTGTCGGCCGCGCAACATGGCGACAACTTCAGCGTCTGCACGCTCAATCTCGATCACGTCGTTCAACTGCAGCAGCACGCCAATTTTCGCGCCGCCTATCGCCGTGCCAGATTTGTGACAGCCGACGGGTTCCCCATCGTCGTACTCAGTCGTCTCATGGGAACGCGAATCGAGCGCACGACTGGTGCCGATCTCGTCGAACCGGTTTGTGCGGAAGCCCGCAAGAAAGGGCTGCCGGTCTTTCTGTTCGGCGCCAACGACCTCACGCTGAAAATGACGGCGCGACGCTTGGCGGAACGATTCCAGGGATTGCAGATCGCCGGATGGCTTGCGCCGGGACCGGGATTCGATCCCTATTCCAGCGAAGCCGATGCTGCGATCGAAAGCATTCGTTCCTCGGGCGCAAAACTCTGCTTCGTCGCGCTGGGCGCGCCACGGCAGGAACTGTTCGCGGCGCGGTGCCTCGACGAGCTGAACGGAACCGGAGTGCTGTGCATCGGAGCCGCGCTCGATTTCATCGCCGGCGCGCAAGACCGCGCGCCATCCATCGCGCGCAAAACCGGGCTGGAGTGGGCGTGGCGCATGCTGCGAGAGCCGCGGCGGCTCGGCCCCCGCTATGTCAAATGCATGACGGAGGTTCCGCGGCTCGTGGCGCGAACCATTCCGCAAATCGTCCAAGCGCGCATGAGGAAAGCGGCATGA
- a CDS encoding lipopolysaccharide biosynthesis protein, which yields MLLKHTLLYLPAQFVGPLFQLLAMIVWTHVVDEHTLGVITLITATHELLQIGFLAWWSQYALRFLGRYQDAGDGPRFYRTESAVLLASVVLQSAAVVGILLLVIAPGAGTGLLLATIAYVITRSLNLYIGERARARQQIRVYTIQQVFGPSVGFIMGLVLIKLIGQSPEWPLAGYALAQLIAALIVLPWIGWSPRLWPIDREIVVHALRYGLPLIIGGALGWVGLNASRFIISQFSGVAAAGLFAVGYGLGQRAAAVAAMLVTAAAFPLAVKSIEQGGNQAGMRQLATNSALLIAILAPSLAGIIMLRAEIVHLLIAAPFQAVTLAILPLSILAGAIRNFRAHFGDQVFLLQNRTRWMMAIAAIDASTTVVLSALFLPVWGLTGVAGATVLAALAAAIVSFSIGFTKFGLRLPVNHLLRIALATIAMAALLRIFPEARSLAVLAAHVAAGAAAYFGALALLYAPSLMRMLRPRPQHSGA from the coding sequence ATGCTCCTCAAGCACACCCTGCTCTATCTGCCCGCGCAATTCGTCGGACCGCTGTTCCAGCTTCTGGCGATGATCGTATGGACGCATGTTGTCGATGAGCACACGCTCGGCGTCATCACGCTGATCACGGCCACGCATGAATTGCTGCAGATCGGCTTCCTCGCCTGGTGGTCGCAATATGCGCTGCGTTTCCTCGGACGGTACCAGGACGCGGGCGACGGGCCCCGTTTCTACCGCACCGAAAGCGCGGTGCTGCTCGCGTCCGTGGTTCTGCAGAGCGCGGCCGTGGTCGGAATTCTGCTTCTGGTCATCGCGCCCGGCGCCGGAACGGGGCTTCTGCTCGCTACCATCGCCTATGTGATCACCCGATCGCTCAATCTCTACATCGGTGAACGCGCCCGCGCGCGGCAGCAGATCCGGGTCTATACGATCCAGCAGGTATTCGGACCATCCGTCGGATTTATCATGGGCCTGGTGTTGATCAAGCTGATCGGCCAATCGCCGGAATGGCCGCTGGCCGGCTACGCGCTGGCGCAACTGATTGCCGCACTCATCGTCCTTCCGTGGATCGGCTGGAGCCCTCGCCTGTGGCCGATCGACCGGGAGATCGTGGTCCACGCCCTGCGCTATGGCCTTCCCCTGATTATCGGCGGCGCGCTCGGCTGGGTCGGCCTCAATGCGTCGCGCTTCATCATCAGCCAATTCTCGGGCGTGGCCGCGGCGGGCCTATTCGCGGTCGGCTATGGCCTCGGCCAGCGGGCCGCTGCCGTTGCGGCCATGCTGGTGACCGCGGCCGCTTTCCCGCTGGCGGTGAAAAGCATCGAGCAGGGTGGCAATCAGGCCGGCATGCGCCAGCTTGCCACCAACAGCGCACTCCTTATCGCAATCCTGGCGCCAAGCCTTGCCGGCATCATCATGCTGCGAGCGGAGATCGTGCATCTCCTGATCGCAGCGCCGTTCCAGGCGGTGACGCTCGCCATCCTGCCGCTCTCTATCCTCGCCGGCGCGATCCGCAATTTTCGCGCTCATTTCGGCGACCAGGTCTTTCTGCTGCAAAATCGCACGCGCTGGATGATGGCGATTGCCGCGATCGACGCGTCGACGACTGTGGTGCTGAGCGCCCTGTTTCTGCCCGTCTGGGGATTGACCGGCGTCGCCGGCGCCACGGTGCTGGCGGCGCTCGCCGCCGCCATCGTCAGCTTTTCGATCGGCTTTACCAAATTCGGCCTGCGGCTTCCGGTCAACCATCTCCTGCGCATCGCATTGGCGACAATTGCGATGGCCGCCTTGCTGCGGATATTCCCGGAGGCCCGCTCGCTTGCCGTGCTGGCGGCACATGTCGCGGCAGGCGCCGCCGCCTATTTCGGCGCGCTTGCCTTGCTCTACGCGCCGTCGCTCATGCGAATGCTCCGCCCACGCCCCCAGCATTCGGGGGCATGA
- a CDS encoding glycosyltransferase: MAIYIDNTHLGRHVTGLERITLELFSAKALAPLDVVPVTAQGLRQMLTTQTLGLPMRLAASSSILLCPGFPPSPLLRPFASRVLPYIHDDFLITRRAELNMRARLYMAGPFKLALRHYPRFLANSGDTRRKLAAHCRSDAEVTLYRPAVRNVFGLDPGQRSERSAEPQPLRLIALGTVEPRKNFAAAAKILEALRMQGFPDATLDIVGRPGWGNDWQALEQQPGVTLHGYQSAERVNQLLDAADLFICTSHDEGLGLPLLEAQYAGLPIVAPDAAIFREVLGESGIYIDTADPASAATRIAAALWNENWRARYVADAARNLARWNDLARGDRENVISLIARLAHLQGNAAPEYRRLA; encoded by the coding sequence ATGGCTATCTATATCGACAACACCCATCTCGGACGCCACGTCACCGGCCTGGAACGCATTACGTTGGAGCTGTTCTCCGCTAAAGCGCTTGCGCCGCTCGATGTCGTTCCGGTGACGGCGCAGGGGCTTCGCCAGATGCTGACGACGCAGACGCTGGGCTTGCCGATGCGGCTGGCCGCGTCGTCCTCCATCCTGCTCTGCCCCGGCTTTCCGCCCAGCCCGCTGCTGCGGCCCTTTGCTTCCCGCGTGCTGCCCTATATCCACGACGACTTCCTGATCACGCGGCGCGCAGAGCTGAATATGCGGGCGCGGCTCTACATGGCCGGCCCCTTCAAGCTCGCGCTGCGCCACTATCCGCGCTTTCTGGCGAATTCCGGCGACACAAGGCGTAAGCTCGCCGCGCATTGCCGGTCGGATGCCGAGGTGACGCTCTATCGGCCTGCGGTGCGTAACGTGTTTGGGCTCGACCCGGGTCAACGCAGCGAACGAAGCGCGGAGCCCCAGCCACTTCGGTTGATCGCGCTGGGGACGGTGGAGCCGCGCAAGAATTTTGCAGCGGCGGCAAAAATCCTCGAGGCCCTGCGCATGCAGGGGTTTCCTGATGCCACGCTGGATATCGTCGGAAGGCCGGGATGGGGTAACGACTGGCAGGCGCTAGAGCAGCAACCGGGCGTGACGCTGCACGGATATCAGTCCGCCGAGCGGGTTAATCAACTGCTTGACGCCGCGGACCTCTTCATCTGCACATCCCATGACGAAGGCCTGGGATTGCCGCTGCTGGAGGCGCAGTACGCCGGGCTGCCGATCGTCGCGCCCGATGCCGCGATCTTCCGCGAAGTGCTCGGCGAGTCCGGCATCTACATCGATACCGCCGATCCCGCCTCTGCCGCCACGCGGATTGCGGCTGCGCTCTGGAACGAGAATTGGCGCGCCCGATACGTGGCTGACGCTGCAAGAAATCTGGCGCGCTGGAACGATCTGGCCCGCGGCGACCGCGAAAACGTCATCAGCCTGATCGCCCGCCTTGCTCACCTTCAGGGAAACGCTGCTCCGGAGTACCGCCGCCTTGCATGA
- a CDS encoding acyltransferase family protein — protein MHDTSATRHQDGLRIIAASAVVILHYSDYFKDVPVGHFMVAHTWHFNLFVDLFFVVSGFVIARQYFGRVDDAASIGRFLWRRLARIYPLHLATLAFYVALAGALHFGAARTDNPARYPLSDLPAQFLLLHAFIGERLTFNFPSWSLSAEMFCYLLFPAVALIAQRRKEAVIALVVFAALANSLWVVAAGTTPWVDWINQGGGFRALPAFSLGVACYLFRDRIARWPTIPGALAASLTAFIVLGSWLPTMTALLAIYAIALLAIQVDCAGRDTLLSRLGFDRWSPLTYSCYMLHIPVATVIITFGSRLLSLSPPERLILAPVAIVVLAIASVISLRTFETPLRRYLTEAYDRRAIGRAVSRQESAR, from the coding sequence TTGCATGACACCAGCGCCACAAGGCACCAGGACGGGTTACGGATCATCGCGGCCAGCGCCGTGGTGATCCTTCACTATTCCGACTACTTCAAGGACGTGCCCGTCGGCCACTTCATGGTCGCCCACACCTGGCATTTCAATCTGTTCGTGGATCTGTTCTTTGTGGTCTCCGGCTTCGTCATCGCACGCCAGTATTTCGGCCGCGTCGACGACGCTGCATCGATCGGCCGCTTCCTCTGGCGTCGTCTCGCCCGCATCTATCCGCTGCATCTCGCCACCCTCGCCTTCTATGTGGCGCTTGCCGGCGCGCTTCATTTCGGCGCCGCGCGGACGGACAACCCTGCCCGCTATCCGCTTTCCGACCTGCCTGCACAATTTTTGCTGCTTCACGCCTTCATCGGCGAGCGCCTGACGTTCAACTTCCCGAGTTGGTCGCTCTCGGCGGAAATGTTCTGCTATCTGCTGTTCCCGGCCGTCGCGCTGATCGCTCAGCGCCGCAAGGAGGCGGTCATTGCGCTCGTGGTCTTCGCCGCACTCGCCAACTCCCTTTGGGTGGTGGCCGCAGGGACGACACCATGGGTCGACTGGATCAATCAAGGCGGCGGCTTCCGGGCGTTGCCCGCCTTCAGCCTCGGCGTCGCCTGCTATCTGTTTCGCGACCGGATCGCACGCTGGCCCACAATTCCAGGCGCACTCGCCGCATCGTTGACGGCGTTTATCGTGCTCGGCTCGTGGCTGCCGACGATGACCGCGCTGCTCGCGATCTACGCCATCGCACTGCTGGCCATCCAAGTGGACTGCGCCGGGCGCGACACGTTGCTGTCGCGGCTCGGCTTCGATCGCTGGTCGCCGCTGACCTATTCCTGCTACATGCTGCACATCCCGGTTGCGACCGTCATCATCACCTTCGGATCGCGGCTGCTTTCACTGTCGCCACCTGAACGTCTGATTCTGGCGCCGGTGGCGATCGTCGTTCTCGCCATCGCGAGCGTCATCTCGCTGCGCACGTTCGAAACGCCGCTGCGACGATATCTGACCGAGGCTTACGACCGCCGCGCCATCGGGCGTGCGGTGTCACGGCAGGAGAGCGCGCGATGA
- a CDS encoding endo-1,4-beta-xylanase — MQQWSRRNALALIAGAGVASYGRNALAAQSAQSLGAIAARNGIVFGAAAGPVIDKDRAYRELYQTQTRIVTTDIAMKMGTIAPQPGPKRFESADRLLQFCAGNNIPMRGHCLIWNEWVPQWIKSMSSAEREKFFDSYIEEVAARYVGKLHSWDVVNEPFWPGHKAPGGYRLGPWYDTFGTGYVRRAFERVAVVDRKTKLVLNEAQSERDDDVGLTVRKGLLQLVDELKHAGVPLHAVGLQSHLQPRYPHDPGRFAEFLHALAERGVEIYLTEFDVRDDTFPDDIAARDAMIAETAEKYLNNALRVPAVKMVIAWELADNYSFYTDAAKKKDPLAQRLPRPLPFDSSMQKKPLWYAMARAFENTRKS, encoded by the coding sequence ATGCAGCAGTGGTCGAGGCGAAATGCGCTCGCTCTCATCGCAGGAGCAGGTGTTGCTTCTTACGGGAGGAACGCACTCGCCGCGCAGTCCGCGCAGAGTCTCGGCGCTATCGCAGCTCGTAACGGCATTGTGTTCGGCGCAGCTGCTGGTCCCGTGATCGACAAGGATCGTGCCTATCGCGAGCTGTACCAGACGCAGACGCGCATCGTTACGACGGATATCGCGATGAAGATGGGAACCATCGCGCCCCAACCGGGGCCGAAACGATTCGAGAGTGCGGATCGTCTGCTGCAATTCTGTGCAGGCAACAACATTCCGATGCGCGGCCACTGCCTTATCTGGAACGAATGGGTTCCGCAGTGGATCAAGAGCATGAGCAGCGCGGAGCGCGAGAAGTTCTTCGATTCCTATATCGAGGAGGTGGCCGCCCGCTATGTCGGCAAGCTGCACTCATGGGACGTCGTCAATGAGCCGTTCTGGCCCGGGCACAAGGCGCCCGGCGGTTACCGGCTCGGCCCATGGTACGACACGTTCGGAACCGGCTATGTGCGCCGCGCCTTCGAGCGTGTGGCGGTGGTCGACCGCAAGACAAAACTGGTTCTGAATGAGGCGCAGAGCGAGCGCGACGATGATGTCGGCCTCACGGTTCGCAAAGGCCTGCTGCAACTGGTCGACGAGCTGAAGCATGCCGGCGTGCCGCTGCATGCCGTCGGACTGCAAAGTCACCTGCAGCCGCGCTATCCGCATGACCCCGGACGCTTTGCCGAATTCCTGCACGCGCTTGCCGAACGTGGCGTCGAGATCTACCTGACCGAATTCGACGTGCGCGACGATACGTTTCCGGACGACATCGCGGCGCGCGACGCCATGATTGCGGAGACCGCCGAGAAGTACCTGAACAACGCGCTGCGCGTTCCGGCGGTCAAGATGGTGATCGCGTGGGAACTGGCCGACAATTACTCGTTCTATACCGATGCGGCGAAGAAAAAGGATCCTCTCGCGCAACGGCTGCCGCGGCCCCTGCCGTTCGATTCATCGATGCAGAAGAAGCCGCTGTGGTATGCGATGGCGCGCGCGTTCGAGAATACAAGGAAGTCGTAG
- a CDS encoding VpsF family polysaccharide biosynthesis protein (VpsF, distantly related to oligosaccharide ligases, is encoded next to the probable flippase VpsE.), which yields MRRRPLVLDAVRPAHTPGRATNADAFIERIATGLMLLAVIATFTLSSSVLTTWKIHYLTAGGNFYEKLHPATYFTVLAFSLLLMRSRGPVGELNRILSESKLLLAYLLCWLFLLVQVIVLERPFTVIIDTFLLPILIAMVMWQLSPAQRRPLVWAIHFTILLNVVLGYYEYFSGHRLIPLTLGDVVVMGEWRSAALLGHPLTASGIVGAYVLALVLRPAICPPILLQLPLIAFCLASLMAFGGRTSLVTVLAVIGLLGGFEALRLMRGKRTQLPAAILAICVLFAAGAIVFAALDLGIFDKMLLRFSSDKGSTLARYATFSLLSHFDWNELILGPNPVRVNALQSQLGLNYGIENFWISSVVQFGLIHTILLTIGLVCFFVDVLRRSSPAAWAIMLLIVIIAASSVSFSSKNIQLAQFVILISVLLPRTQRRVAAPSQIRPHVTYRSVAA from the coding sequence ATGCGCCGCCGTCCCCTTGTATTGGACGCGGTACGGCCGGCCCATACGCCTGGGCGCGCCACGAATGCCGATGCGTTCATTGAACGGATCGCGACCGGCCTAATGCTGCTGGCCGTCATTGCGACCTTCACGCTCTCGTCCTCCGTCCTGACCACCTGGAAAATCCACTATCTGACGGCGGGCGGAAACTTTTACGAAAAGCTGCATCCGGCGACCTATTTCACGGTGCTCGCGTTCTCGCTGTTGCTGATGCGCAGCCGCGGCCCGGTTGGCGAGCTCAACCGGATACTTTCCGAATCGAAGCTGCTGCTGGCGTATTTGCTGTGCTGGCTTTTTCTGCTGGTCCAGGTGATCGTGCTCGAGCGCCCCTTCACGGTCATCATCGACACGTTCCTGCTGCCGATCCTGATCGCGATGGTGATGTGGCAACTATCGCCTGCGCAACGGCGCCCGCTGGTCTGGGCCATTCACTTCACGATCCTGCTGAACGTCGTGCTCGGATACTATGAGTATTTCTCCGGCCACCGTCTGATCCCGCTGACGCTCGGCGATGTCGTGGTGATGGGAGAATGGCGCTCCGCGGCGCTGCTCGGCCATCCGCTGACAGCATCCGGCATCGTCGGCGCCTACGTGCTCGCGCTGGTGCTTCGTCCGGCGATCTGTCCGCCGATTCTGCTGCAGCTGCCGCTGATCGCATTCTGCCTGGCGTCGCTGATGGCGTTCGGCGGCCGAACCTCGCTGGTCACCGTGCTGGCGGTCATCGGACTGCTCGGCGGCTTCGAGGCACTCCGCCTGATGCGGGGAAAGCGAACGCAGCTTCCTGCAGCCATTCTCGCCATCTGCGTGCTGTTTGCGGCCGGCGCCATCGTGTTCGCCGCGCTCGACCTCGGCATTTTCGACAAGATGCTGCTGCGCTTCTCTTCCGACAAGGGCAGCACGCTGGCGCGCTACGCCACCTTCAGCCTGCTCTCGCATTTCGACTGGAATGAACTGATCCTCGGCCCCAACCCGGTTCGGGTGAACGCGCTGCAGTCGCAACTCGGCCTCAACTACGGCATCGAAAACTTCTGGATTTCATCCGTCGTTCAGTTCGGCCTCATCCATACCATCCTGCTGACGATCGGCCTGGTCTGCTTCTTCGTCGACGTGCTGCGCCGTTCGAGTCCGGCGGCATGGGCCATCATGCTGCTGATCGTCATCATCGCGGCGAGTTCGGTGAGCTTCTCGTCGAAGAACATTCAGCTCGCGCAGTTCGTGATCCTCATTTCGGTCTTGCTGCCGCGCACGCAGCGGCGCGTCGCCGCGCCCTCGCAAATTCGCCCGCATGTCACCTACCGGTCCGTTGCGGCATAA
- a CDS encoding acyltransferase family protein, translating into MTVVERLPATPASLSVTHAPAKARDGVVDTMRGIAILMVIGIHSLPQPLDVTWAKSLDAALRPCVPVFLFVSGYLTALSGRVPLAKRLRAALIPYAIAFVAAYAYMALHNPAMDHRIGTTLARFALGYVFVYYYVFVYVCCMLGLWLIFATGGGGPASRQRLAALLLLSIGCGLLAGSYLDPAMSRLGASEALLDEVRMRDIPFWFSFVALGALTAMFADLTDQGVRRLLLGAMLAAYVFYAAVRIFNLGDAATYDSVAFFLYAALFCVALFAIQPKSPLLGWIGSGSYFIYLWHIFVVMALRDHGGLRQFGGIAGFAVTWGVTAFVSTAALLTVRQLASPRICRWLGA; encoded by the coding sequence ATGACGGTCGTCGAGCGCCTGCCGGCAACTCCGGCATCCCTGAGCGTCACGCATGCACCGGCTAAAGCCCGCGACGGCGTCGTCGACACCATGCGCGGCATCGCCATTTTGATGGTGATCGGAATTCATTCGCTGCCGCAGCCGCTCGACGTGACCTGGGCAAAATCCCTCGACGCGGCGCTGCGGCCCTGCGTGCCGGTGTTCCTGTTCGTATCAGGATATCTGACGGCGCTCTCCGGCCGCGTGCCGCTGGCGAAGCGGCTAAGGGCGGCCCTGATCCCTTACGCGATCGCGTTCGTCGCCGCCTATGCCTACATGGCGCTGCATAACCCGGCGATGGATCATCGCATCGGCACGACGCTCGCCCGGTTCGCTCTCGGATACGTGTTCGTCTACTATTATGTCTTCGTCTACGTCTGCTGCATGCTCGGCCTGTGGCTCATCTTTGCGACCGGCGGCGGTGGACCCGCATCAAGGCAACGCCTCGCGGCGCTGTTGTTGCTCTCGATCGGCTGCGGCTTGCTGGCCGGCAGCTATCTCGATCCGGCCATGTCCAGGCTCGGCGCCTCGGAGGCATTGCTCGACGAAGTCCGCATGCGCGACATTCCGTTCTGGTTCTCCTTTGTCGCGCTCGGCGCGCTGACCGCAATGTTTGCAGACCTCACCGATCAGGGCGTGCGCCGCTTGCTGCTTGGCGCCATGCTGGCGGCGTACGTGTTCTATGCCGCCGTGCGCATCTTCAACCTCGGCGACGCCGCCACGTACGATTCGGTCGCCTTCTTCCTCTATGCGGCCCTGTTCTGCGTTGCGCTGTTCGCCATCCAGCCGAAATCGCCGCTGCTCGGGTGGATCGGCTCGGGCAGCTACTTCATCTATCTCTGGCACATCTTCGTCGTCATGGCGCTGCGCGATCACGGCGGGCTGCGCCAGTTCGGCGGTATCGCCGGCTTTGCCGTTACCTGGGGCGTGACCGCTTTTGTTAGCACCGCCGCGCTGCTGACGGTGAGGCAACTGGCCTCACCCCGAATCTGCCGCTGGCTGGGGGCTTAA